The DNA window GCCTTGGTGCGCATCGCATCCCGCAGCCAGGGAAACGAGAGCTCCGGCACGAGTGCCAGCGACAGATATCCCAGGGCAATGCAGTCCAGGCTAGTCGGTctgtcctcctcatccggAGCGAGCAGATACGCCTTGCGACCCAGCATAGCCTCAAGCGGCTCGAAGAACTCCGCCGTTAGTGCCTCAAGCCGGAACTGGTTCTGTTGCGCCGTGCGGCCCAGCAGGCCCGAGACTGTCTCCCGCGgccgctggatgagattCTTGGGGATTTGCCCCGCTGCTACGGCGGCGGAGTGCTCGCGCTGTCGCGCGTCTTCCATCGCCTTTAGGTCTAGCGATGAGAGCCCCAGTTGTATGGTGCGGGCCTTGGCGGCGCTGTGCAGCTTTGGTGGGAGGATCCATTGGTTCGGCCATTGGAGGAGGGACCCGTAGGCGGGTGATGTGTCGCTGTAGTAGTTCTGGCTGGTGACGTACAGGGATAGGTCGACGAGCGGTTGGCCGCGGGATTCGACGAAGGAGGTGAAGCTAACAACAACATAAACCAGTTAGACTAGAGAGTTCCCTGGAGATGCGAACAGGATATGCATACGCAACGCTATCAGCCAGTTCCTGCCCGCCCAGCTCGACGTCCAGGTTCCATGCGCCGTCGGAGTATTGGCGGAGGTAGTCGACGATATTCCGGAAGCGGCTCACCCAGACGGATCCGTTGCGGAGAGAGGGGAGCTCATCTGTTGATTTGGAGGTCAGTGTTTAGCCAAGTGGGCTTTGTCGCGTCACACTCACTGGTTGGGGACACGGAGGGATCGCTGCTGGCGACGAGCTCCCACGAGCCCGCGGGTAACGCCAGAGCGCAGTATGCAATAGTGGCCAAGCATTGGGCGTCGATTGAGGGCAGTGAAAAGGCCGGCCCCCACACATGGAGTTGCAGCATGGTGGCtttggggggaggaagagcagacaGAGCCCAGGGCGGAAGCTGATTATCACGGACAAATCGCGTCACGTGCTTTCTGTATACATCGGGGGATCAACCAGTCATTGATCATGTTTATGGCTCTTTGGAGATAGCGGCAGGTATGTATTTCTTATTTTGTAACACACTTGGGTCCATTATATATAATTGAGACCTAAAATTACCAGATTAAGTAATTCGTGGCCAAGCAGAGGACAAGCCGGTATAAGTTGCCTCTGTCTACCAAAATATATATTCCGGAACTTTACAAGTTTCGTCTTAATTTCTCACTACAAACTTATCAAGAACCATGATAAATGTATGACTTATACCTTTAATAGAGTGTCTTTGTTTCAGGCCGAAACTGTGTTGTTTGGCCAGTGACTGGGCTGCTGGATATCAAAATGAATATCAGAAGTTTATGCTCGGCTCGGTTTCGGTCTTTCCTTTGTAGATAGAACGCACAAGTACTCTCGTCTTCTCCCTCACCTTCTTTCAGGTATATACTTCAGGTCACATTGAGGATGTATAAATGACGTACTGCCTACCCAAAGAAtctcaacttcttcccaCCTCGTTGGCTCTGCCAGTCAAAGTCGCTTTCTGACCGCAAGAATGCCCCAAATCGAATTCATCAACCGTTTTATACTTTCTGCGGGGGCTATCGTGAAATTCTATGAACCCAAGGAAATTAATTTTCGTATCGTCACAAAGATCAAGGAAGATAACTATCAGGCGACTCAGGAGGAGATTGCTGAAGGTTTCGCGCAGTCATCCTACTGTGCAGCGAAATACCTCTGCGAGGACGAGTCATCCAACCGCGCGCTCATGAGAGTCTACATGCAAGTTCCATGGATAAACACTGAGTCTTACCCCCCCGaggagagacagaaacaGGCCACAGCAGAGAGCGAAGAGGTTCATATGGAAGTCGTCGCTTTGAGGGCTTTCTGGAAGAAAAGTTCTTCTATCACGCCTGCTCTTCTTGGATTCAAAGAAGGGCGCCAGACTGCAAGTATGCCCGTCCCAAATGGCTATATCATCTATCTTGTCTGGGCCGAGGTTCCCGGAGTGCATCTGGGAGATAGCATGGGGCCTACGAACTTTTGGAAACTCCCAGATGATGAAAAGGAGCTCATCCATAAAACTTTCCTACGGGAATTGCAGCAGGTCTAAACCCTACCTACCTTATTTTTACCTGGGTTACTAATTTATGATTCCTACAAAACATAGGAATCTTCTGGAGATGGGCTTCTTTCCTGCCCTTGGCGGAGCAAGAAATCTCGTTTGGGACAAGGAAAACAGAAAATTGTGTGTTTCATTGCCCTCACACTTTGAAACCAAAGACTGATTTAAAATATAGGTATTTCGTGGGGTTTAGAGACTGCCATCCAGCCGATCATGTCGACCATTTTCCGGTGGACAACGCTTGGTGGGTTTCGTTTGGAATGGATGAGCCCCGGAAGCCGTTCGCCTGATGAACACGGTCATTAATGGTTGATTATTGGGCCTAGTTCGACCTCAGTGATCTTCGCGTGTGCAGTCCCTTACTAGTCTACTTAAAATTCAGAGACCCGATTGAGAGCTGAACAAATTCAGCTGAAGCTCCTATATCAGCACTTGAGAAAGAAACTTGATTCCCAATGTAAGACGCACTTCTCCGAGGCAATAAACATTACCCATAGTCTTTGTTCAGCGTAAGTATACTTACTCCATTACCAAAAACAGACCTTTGCCGCCGCTGTCGTCCTAGCCCGAGTGCCTATGACCGCTTTGGCCGACTCGCCCATTGCCAACGTCGAGGTCCTATCGTCGGACCATAGCTGAGCCTAAGTCTCATATGCAAGTATCCACGAAGACAGAGACCTGCATCCACTTGGCTATCTGTACGCTTATCTTACAGCCCTATGAGCCAACGGTATGTCCTTTTTGCTCCTCCCTATGTATAACAAACCAGCGGGTCGGCTCATTATCCCCCATTAAGCCCACCAAGGCGTTATCCAACACCCCCGACACGAGACGAGATAAGAGGCAGCTGCGGATATAGCCTGGCATACTCTCATCCCCCCAAAAAAACACGTGGCCGGAGAATCAGCTCAGCTCACCCCCCACACACACGGCCCTACAACAACCCCCTACTATACTTCACACGGactcctcccctcccctcttcctGCACTTTCGCAGTAGATCTGAGGGGTAAGACATGAGAAATCTCGAGAGCCAAATCTGTCAGAGTAGTAGTAGGAGTACGAGAGAGCGTGGGTCTGAGAGCTTCTCCTCAAAGTCAAAATACCCAGGGCGAGAGACAGCCAGAGGCCTGGGCTCGCAGctaaaaaaagaaaaaaaaaatgaaagCCAAGAAGTATGTGTAGTTAGCGGAAACTTACCGGCTGCAGCAGCGTGTCACTTGACACCGCCGAATAAGGGATAGCCGAATACAAAAGTAGTGATCCAAAGATATACGGCATAGAGTTGAATAATGCTATGGCCTTCCAGGGAAATGGCTAAAAGCGGGGACAGGGTGGGTATCTGGTACCGTTGAAAGCCCGCCAATTGTCTAGTTGGGACCCGGAAATGATGACGGCAGTGGAAATGAGCGGCCAACGGCCAGCAAGGACGTGGGCACAGGCGCTTCTATTATGAGAGCTGAAGATCACGTCAACAAGGAAAACGAGTGGATATGCGCGCGAGACCCAGTTACCTGGACACGCACGAGATAGGGCCAATCGCGCCGAGACAGCCACGCTCGGACGGAGAGACGTGGCAACCTAGAGTGGTAAATATACATTAGATTGTTCCGTTCAGCCGTTGGGGCCGTCTGTCCCATATAGAATAATAGATATCTGTGCATACGCAATCTAACGTGCAGTGGTCATGTCGTGTAGACACCAGACGATCGTCCGCGTACATATGATGCCTCAGAAGGCGTACGCATGAATCGTGTAAAGCGGGGACGGCGATAAGAAAGAACCGTGCTAGATCGCAGCGCCACCCGAGGACTGAGTGATTCATGACGATTAATATTATTCCATGCTATTATTCAAGAAAAAAACCGGGTTCTCCTGAAGAGTGGCTTGTGGTCCAAAGAATTACTCCGGACTGCACTGCACGTTGCTGCATGGCATCAATAGTCGCGGTCCTAGTTCCGGCCTGCAGCGGGCCCGTCGGCGCGACATCCCTGCCATCCCTGCTGCATTAGGCACTAGGTA is part of the Penicillium psychrofluorescens genome assembly, chromosome: 4 genome and encodes:
- a CDS encoding uncharacterized protein (ID:PFLUO_006909-T1.cds;~source:funannotate), with translation MPQIEFINRFILSAGAIVKFYEPKEINFRIVTKIKEDNYQATQEEIAEGFAQSSYCAAKYLCEDESSNRALMRVYMQVPWINTESYPPEERQKQATAESEEVHMEVVALRAFWKKSSSITPALLGFKEGRQTASMPVPNGYIIYLVWAEVPGVHLGDSMGPTNFWKLPDDEKELIHKTFLRELQQV
- a CDS encoding uncharacterized protein (ID:PFLUO_006908-T1.cds;~source:funannotate), whose protein sequence is MLQLHVWGPAFSLPSIDAQCLATIAYCALALPAGSWELVASSDPSVSPTNELPSLRNGSVWVSRFRNIVDYLRQYSDGAWNLDVELGGQELADSVAFTSFVESRGQPLVDLSLYVTSQNYYSDTSPAYGSLLQWPNQWILPPKLHSAAKARTIQLGLSSLDLKAMEDARQREHSAAVAAGQIPKNLIQRPRETVSGLLGRTAQQNQFRLEALTAEFFEPLEAMLGRKAYLLAPDEEDRPTSLDCIALGYLSLALVPELSFPWLRDAMRTKAPRLAAYTERMRGRCFGSTATSIENAFAPSTSASPLPWRAPERISAAAVGTTLLNTLADSTPFLREVRQHNRLKRVAESPDAGFSEQESKAISQHAEASKMDMYVSIATVVGGLAALVGYVVHTGLISWESEEAEEEESAGTEELSFQASDFLGI